From Caminibacter mediatlanticus TB-2, the proteins below share one genomic window:
- the ruvA gene encoding Holliday junction branch migration protein RuvA: MIAALKGKIFEKDNGKIFLDVRDIIYELNVSLNTFANAKDGIFYITEIIKENEYSLYGFINKNEKKLFDNLIKLNGVGPKVALAICSTFTPDEFISIISSQDINSLKKVPGIGPKSAKRILMEMGDFEIENINPIISQAVTALENLGFKRADILKAISGLDGSLEDIIKEALKKLSKGIK; this comes from the coding sequence ATGATAGCAGCTCTAAAGGGAAAAATATTTGAAAAAGATAATGGAAAAATATTTTTAGATGTAAGAGATATTATTTATGAGCTTAATGTATCTTTAAATACTTTTGCTAATGCAAAAGATGGAATTTTTTATATTACTGAAATAATAAAAGAAAATGAATATTCCCTTTATGGTTTTATAAATAAAAATGAAAAAAAACTTTTTGATAATTTAATAAAACTAAATGGAGTAGGGCCAAAGGTAGCACTTGCAATTTGTTCGACATTTACACCTGATGAGTTTATAAGTATAATTTCATCACAAGATATTAATTCACTAAAAAAAGTTCCAGGTATTGGACCAAAATCAGCTAAAAGAATTTTGATGGAGATGGGGGATTTTGAAATAGAAAATATTAATCCAATTATTTCACAGGCTGTAACAGCTCTTGAAAATTTAGGGTTTAAAAGGGCTGATATTTTAAAAGCAATTAGCGGGCTTGATGGAAGTTTAGAAGATATAATAAAAGAAGCTTTAAAAAAACTTTCAAAAGGAATAAAATGA
- a CDS encoding D-alanine--D-alanine ligase: MKYALIFGGSSFEHEISIVSAITIKDKLNIEYFIFLDSNRDFYLIDKDNMKSKYFASGEYKNSIKLEITKGGFKYKKGLLKKEFFLDFDVVINLIHGRDGEDGKIPAMLEFYKIKAITPNVEACSVSYNKVLTKAYAKEMRVNVIEYEIIDSPKTKFDFPVIIKPARLGSSIGVSIAKNQDELNYAFDVAREFDDLIIVEPFIEGIEEYNLAGCKAGDEWIFSKLEKVEKKEFLDFDKKYMDFSRKEVKINENLEIKEKFKTEFKKIYNNIFKNALIRCDFFCKDDIIYLNEINPIPGSMANYLFDDFKNVIDKLAKSVELENDIRIDYMYINKIQMAKGK; this comes from the coding sequence ATGAAATATGCTTTAATTTTTGGAGGTAGTAGTTTTGAACATGAAATAAGTATTGTTAGTGCAATAACAATAAAAGATAAGCTTAATATCGAATATTTTATTTTTTTAGATTCTAATAGAGATTTTTATTTGATAGATAAAGATAATATGAAAAGTAAATATTTTGCAAGTGGAGAATATAAAAATTCGATAAAGCTTGAAATTACAAAAGGTGGGTTTAAATATAAAAAAGGACTTTTAAAAAAAGAATTTTTCTTAGACTTTGATGTAGTAATAAATCTTATTCATGGAAGAGATGGTGAAGATGGTAAAATACCAGCAATGCTTGAATTTTATAAAATAAAAGCTATTACTCCTAATGTTGAAGCTTGCAGTGTAAGTTACAATAAAGTGTTAACAAAAGCTTATGCAAAAGAGATGAGAGTAAATGTAATTGAATATGAAATCATTGATTCTCCTAAGACGAAATTTGATTTTCCAGTAATTATTAAACCAGCAAGACTTGGAAGCAGTATTGGTGTTAGTATTGCAAAAAATCAAGATGAGTTGAATTATGCGTTTGATGTAGCAAGAGAATTTGATGATTTAATAATAGTTGAACCTTTTATTGAAGGAATAGAAGAATATAATTTAGCTGGTTGTAAAGCAGGGGATGAGTGGATATTTTCTAAACTTGAAAAAGTAGAAAAAAAAGAATTTTTAGACTTTGATAAAAAATATATGGATTTTTCAAGAAAAGAAGTTAAAATTAACGAAAATTTAGAAATTAAAGAAAAATTTAAAACAGAATTTAAAAAAATTTATAATAATATATTTAAAAATGCATTAATAAGATGCGATTTTTTTTGTAAAGATGATATAATTTATTTAAATGAAATTAATCCAATTCCTGGAAGTATGGCTAATTATTTATTTGATGATTTTAAAAATGTAATTGATAAATTGGCTAAAAGTGTTGAGTTAGAAAATGATATTAGAATTGATTATATGTATATAAATAAAATTCAAATGGCAAAAGGTAAGTAG
- a CDS encoding acylphosphatase: MKTYRFLVSGKVQGVWYRKFVSENAKKHNFKGYVKNLEDGRVEAVANIESPERLEEFLELLKEGSPFSQVEKIEYEEIPFIEFHDFEIRY, from the coding sequence GTGAAAACATATCGCTTTTTAGTAAGCGGAAAAGTCCAAGGTGTTTGGTATAGAAAATTTGTAAGTGAAAATGCAAAAAAGCATAACTTCAAAGGCTATGTAAAAAATTTAGAAGACGGAAGAGTTGAAGCAGTTGCTAATATTGAGTCTCCTGAGAGATTAGAAGAGTTTTTAGAGTTATTAAAGGAAGGTTCGCCTTTTAGTCAAGTTGAAAAAATTGAATATGAAGAAATTCCATTTATAGAATTTCATGATTTTGAAATAAGGTATTAA